Sequence from the Candidatus Methylomirabilota bacterium genome:
CAGCCGATACCGATGCGGAGCGAATCCCAGATCACGAGCAGCCCACCCGCGATCAGCACCACCGCCGTCGTAAGGTCCGCGGCGCGCATGCCGGTTACCTCTTCAGCAGGCCGCCCTTGGACATGAGATCCCTGTGCACCTGGTCCTCGCGCTCGAGCCAGGTGTAGAACTCAGGCCCGATGAGCCAGGCAGGCTTGAGCGCGCCCTGCTGCATGTACTCCTTGAATTCCGGTGTCTCGGCCACCTTCTTCAGGAGGTCCTGGTACCAGGCCAGAGCCTCCTTGGGCATGTCGGGGGGGCCGAAGACACCGCGCAGCATGAGGTAGGTGATGTCGGCGCCGAGCGCCTCCTTGACCGTCGGGATGTCCTTCCACTCGAGCACGGAGATCCGGGCGGAGTCGAAGACGGCGAGCGGGCGGACGCGGCCGGCCTTCCAGTTGCTGGCGCACTCGATCGGGTTGTTGACCGTCGAGTCGACGTGCTTGCCCACGAGGTTGACGCAGACCTCGCCACCGCCCTTGAACGGCACATAGATGAACTTCACCCCGAGCGCCTGCTCGATCTGGATGGTGATGATCTGGTCTTCCTGGGCCGAGCCGGTGCCGCCCATCTTCATCGCGCCGTTCTTCTCCTTGACGGCGGCGAGGTACTCGCGCGCCGTCTTGTACGGCGTCTCGGCATTGACCCAGAGGATGAACTCATCGAGGGCGATGCGCGCGACGGGCGTGAGATCCTTCCAGCTGAACGGGATGCCCGTGTGGAGCGGC
This genomic interval carries:
- a CDS encoding tripartite tricarboxylate transporter substrate binding protein, with product MTHQRRRVTGLVLASVLIVGAPGAASAAWQPTKPIEFVIPAGPGGGADQMARLIAGLAEKHKLTPRPIIAVNKSGGAGAEGFLHVQGKKGDAHTIVITLSNLFTTPLHTGIPFSWKDLTPVARIALDEFILWVNAETPYKTAREYLAAVKEKNGAMKMGGTGSAQEDQIITIQIEQALGVKFIYVPFKGGGEVCVNLVGKHVDSTVNNPIECASNWKAGRVRPLAVFDSARISVLEWKDIPTVKEALGADITYLMLRGVFGPPDMPKEALAWYQDLLKKVAETPEFKEYMQQGALKPAWLIGPEFYTWLEREDQVHRDLMSKGGLLKR